A single Kryptolebias marmoratus isolate JLee-2015 linkage group LG16, ASM164957v2, whole genome shotgun sequence DNA region contains:
- the LOC108234230 gene encoding matrilin-2 isoform X2: protein MRLLALIFLCLLSCQAARLDKRRPRLIPVRGQNDTTVQSTAAENPCKATPLDFVFVIDSSRSIDPNDYEKVKTFIINLLQFLDIGHDATQVGLLQYGSVVQPEFSLSTYTSRAEVEQAVGNMKHLATGTMTGLAIQYAMEVAFTEEQGARPTNRHIPRIAMIVTDGRPQDTVEEIAAEARQAGIQIFAIGVGRVDMNILKAIGSEPHSEHVHLVANFSQIETLISVFQSKLCGASDMCKVVDHQCQHLCVSSPASYRCKCRKGFTLNPDGKTCRADDTCATVDHGCKHICVNLPDGYECRCRPGYELTIDQKTCNRIDYCDLGIHGCEHSCVSVPESYICRCNKGYMLNPDGKTCSKVDPCADGSHGCEQEFLSTEGSCVCKCREGYTLRPDGKTCKKVDPCADGSHGCEQEFLSTGDSCVCKCREGYTLRPDGKTCQKVDPCADGSHRCEQEFLSTEGSCGCKCREGFTLRPDGKTCKKVDPCADGSHGCEQEFLSTEDSCVCKCREGYTLRPDGKTCKKTDHCADGTHGCEQEFMNTEDSCVCKCREGYRLRTDGKTCQSLDRCQTVDHGCEHQCVSTSDSYICKCFEGFKLAEDGKSCKKPGCQDGIMDLVFVIDGSKSLGPANFELVKQFVNSIVDSLNISRTGTHVGLIQYSTKVRTEFTLGRYVAAQRVKQAVTQIQYMGRGSMTGSALRHMFEFSFSDKEGARPNVPRVSIVFTDGRSQDDVSEWASKAKNSGVTIYALGVGKAIEQELREIASEPADMHLYYAENFEKMGEISKKLKSRMCKEKPVNENQCQCENVIKFQNQVTEKLRSLAQNIEALSKKLETLENQLTSK from the exons ATGAGACTCCTGGCTCTCATCTTCCTCTGCCTGTTGTCCTGTCAAGCAGCACGGCTGGACAAGCGTCGTCCCAGACTCATCCCAGTCAGAGGACAGAATGACACAACGGTCCAAAGCACTGCTGCGG AGAATCCTTGTAAAGCCACGCCGCTGGACTTCGTCTTTGTCATCGACAGCTCCAGGAGCATCGACCCCAACGACTACGAAAAGGTCAAGACCTTCATCATCAACCTGCTCCAATTTCTGGACATAGGCCACGATGCAACCCAGGTCGGTCTGCTCCAGTACGGCAGCGTGGTTCAGCCTGAGTTCTCCCTCAGCACCTACACCTCCAGAGCTGAGGTGGAGCAGGCTGTGGGGAACATGAAGCACCTCGCCACGGGGACCATGACCGGTCTGGCCATCCAGTACGCCATGGAGGTGGCCTTCACTGAGGAGCAGGGGGCCCGACCCACGAACCGGCACATTCCACGTATCGCTATGATCGTGACGGATGGGAGACCTCAGGACACGGTGGAGGAGATCGCAGCTGAAGCCAGGCAGGCAGGGATCCAGATCTTTGCTATCGGAGTGGGCAGGGTGGACATGAACATCCTGAAGGCCATAGGCAGCGAGCCGCACTCCGAGCATGTCCACCTGGTGGCTAACTTCAGTCAGATAGAAACCCTGATCTCTGTGTTCCAGTCCAAACTGTGTGGAG CTTCAGACATGTGCAAAGTGGTGGACCATCAGTGTCAGCACCTCTGTGTGAGCAGCCCCGCCTCGTACAGGTGCAAGTGCAGAAAAGGCTTCACCCTCAACCCTGATGGCAAGACGTGTAGAG CTGATGACACATGTGCCACAGTGGATCACGGCTGTAAACACATCTGTGTGAACCTGCCTGATGGCTACGAGTGTCGCTGCCGTCCAGGATACGAACTCACCATCGACCAGAAGACCTGCAACA GAATAGACTACTGTGACCTGGGAATCCACGGCTGTGAGCATAGCTGTGTCAGCGTTCCAGAGTCCTACATCTGCAGGTGTAACAAAGGCTACATGCTCAATCCAGATGGCAAGACCTGCAGCA AGGTGGATCCCTGTGCTGATGGCAGCCACGGATGTGAGCAGGAGTTTCTGAGCACAGAGGGCAGCTGTGTGTGTAAATGCAGAGAAGGCTACACACTCAGACCTGATGGAAAAACCTGCAAAA AGGTGGATCCCTGTGCTGATGGCAGCCATGGATGTGAGCAGGAGTTTCTGAGCACAGGGGACAGCTGTGTGTGTAAATGCAGAGAAGGCTACACACTCAGACCTGATGGAAAAACCTGTCAAA AGGTGGATCCCTGTGCTGATGGCAGCCACAGATGTGAGCAAGAGTTTCTGAGCACAGAGGGCAGCTGTGGGTGTAAATGCAGAGAAGGCTTCACACTCAGACCTGATGGAAAAACCTGCAAAA AGGTGGATCCCTGTGCTGATGGCAGCCACGGATGTGAGCAGGAGTTTCTGAGCACAGAGGACAGCTGTGTGTGTAAATGCAGAGAAGGCTACACACTCAGACCTGATGGAAAAACCTGCAAAA AGACAGACCACTGTGCTGATGGGACTCATGGATGTGAGCAGGAGTTTATGAACACAGAGGATTCATGTGTGTGCAAATGCAGAGAAGGATACAGACTGCGGACAGATGGAAAAACGTGTCAAA GTCTGGATCGGTGTCAGACGGTGGATCATGGCTGTGAGCATCAGTGTGTCAGCACCTCTGACTCCTacatctgtaaatgttttgaaggaTTCAAGCTGGCTGAAGATGGGAAGAGCTGCAAAA AACCCGGCTGTCAGGACGGGATcatggatttagtttttgtgattGACGGCTCCAAGAGTTTGGGCCCTGCCAACTTTGAGCTGGTGAAGCAGTTTGTGAACAGCATCGTGGACTCTCTGAACATTTCCAGGACGGGCACACATGTAGGCCTCATTCAGTACTCCACCAAGGTGCGTACAGAGTTTACCTTGGGCCGGTACGTCGCAGCACAGAGGGTGAAGCAGGCTGTGACCCAGATACAGTACATGGGCCGGGGCTCCATGACGGGCTCAGCCCTGCGTCACATGTTTGAGTTCAGCTTTTCGGACAAAGAAGGTGCCAGACCAAACGTCCCGCGAGTCAGCATTGTGTTCACTGATGGAAGATCACAGGATGATGTTTCTGAGTGGGCCAGTAAAGCAAAGAACTCTG GGGTCACAATATACGCCTTGGGTGTTGGGAAGGCCATTGAACAGGAGCTGAGAGAGATTGCGTCTGAACCTGCTGACATGCATCTGTACTATGCAGAGAATTTTGAGAAAATGGGAGAGATTTCAAAGAAGCTCAAGTCCAGGATGTGTAAAG AGAAACCAGTGAATGAAAATCAGTGCCAGTGTGAGAACGTGATAAAGTTTCAGAACCAAGTCACAGAGAAGCTGAGGAGCCTGGCTCAGAATA TTGAAGCTTTGTCAAAGAAGCTGGAGACTCTGGAGAATCAGCTGACGTCAAAGTGA
- the LOC108234230 gene encoding matrilin-2 isoform X1 codes for MRLLALIFLCLLSCQAARLDKRRPRLIPVRGQNDTTVQSTAAENPCKATPLDFVFVIDSSRSIDPNDYEKVKTFIINLLQFLDIGHDATQVGLLQYGSVVQPEFSLSTYTSRAEVEQAVGNMKHLATGTMTGLAIQYAMEVAFTEEQGARPTNRHIPRIAMIVTDGRPQDTVEEIAAEARQAGIQIFAIGVGRVDMNILKAIGSEPHSEHVHLVANFSQIETLISVFQSKLCGASDMCKVVDHQCQHLCVSSPASYRCKCRKGFTLNPDGKTCRADDTCATVDHGCKHICVNLPDGYECRCRPGYELTIDQKTCNRIDYCDLGIHGCEHSCVSVPESYICRCNKGYMLNPDGKTCSKVDPCADGSHGCEQEFLSTEGSCVCKCREGYTLRPDGKTCKKVDPCADGSHGCEQEFLSTGDSCVCKCREGYTLRPDGKTCQKVDPCADGSHRCEQEFLSTEGSCGCKCREGFTLRPDGKTCKKVDPCADGSHGCEQEFLSTEDSCVCKCREGYTLRPDGKTCKKVDPCADGSHGCEQEFLSTEGSCVCKCRKGYTLRPDGKTCKKTDHCADGTHGCEQEFMNTEDSCVCKCREGYRLRTDGKTCQSLDRCQTVDHGCEHQCVSTSDSYICKCFEGFKLAEDGKSCKKPGCQDGIMDLVFVIDGSKSLGPANFELVKQFVNSIVDSLNISRTGTHVGLIQYSTKVRTEFTLGRYVAAQRVKQAVTQIQYMGRGSMTGSALRHMFEFSFSDKEGARPNVPRVSIVFTDGRSQDDVSEWASKAKNSGVTIYALGVGKAIEQELREIASEPADMHLYYAENFEKMGEISKKLKSRMCKEKPVNENQCQCENVIKFQNQVTEKLRSLAQNIEALSKKLETLENQLTSK; via the exons ATGAGACTCCTGGCTCTCATCTTCCTCTGCCTGTTGTCCTGTCAAGCAGCACGGCTGGACAAGCGTCGTCCCAGACTCATCCCAGTCAGAGGACAGAATGACACAACGGTCCAAAGCACTGCTGCGG AGAATCCTTGTAAAGCCACGCCGCTGGACTTCGTCTTTGTCATCGACAGCTCCAGGAGCATCGACCCCAACGACTACGAAAAGGTCAAGACCTTCATCATCAACCTGCTCCAATTTCTGGACATAGGCCACGATGCAACCCAGGTCGGTCTGCTCCAGTACGGCAGCGTGGTTCAGCCTGAGTTCTCCCTCAGCACCTACACCTCCAGAGCTGAGGTGGAGCAGGCTGTGGGGAACATGAAGCACCTCGCCACGGGGACCATGACCGGTCTGGCCATCCAGTACGCCATGGAGGTGGCCTTCACTGAGGAGCAGGGGGCCCGACCCACGAACCGGCACATTCCACGTATCGCTATGATCGTGACGGATGGGAGACCTCAGGACACGGTGGAGGAGATCGCAGCTGAAGCCAGGCAGGCAGGGATCCAGATCTTTGCTATCGGAGTGGGCAGGGTGGACATGAACATCCTGAAGGCCATAGGCAGCGAGCCGCACTCCGAGCATGTCCACCTGGTGGCTAACTTCAGTCAGATAGAAACCCTGATCTCTGTGTTCCAGTCCAAACTGTGTGGAG CTTCAGACATGTGCAAAGTGGTGGACCATCAGTGTCAGCACCTCTGTGTGAGCAGCCCCGCCTCGTACAGGTGCAAGTGCAGAAAAGGCTTCACCCTCAACCCTGATGGCAAGACGTGTAGAG CTGATGACACATGTGCCACAGTGGATCACGGCTGTAAACACATCTGTGTGAACCTGCCTGATGGCTACGAGTGTCGCTGCCGTCCAGGATACGAACTCACCATCGACCAGAAGACCTGCAACA GAATAGACTACTGTGACCTGGGAATCCACGGCTGTGAGCATAGCTGTGTCAGCGTTCCAGAGTCCTACATCTGCAGGTGTAACAAAGGCTACATGCTCAATCCAGATGGCAAGACCTGCAGCA AGGTGGATCCCTGTGCTGATGGCAGCCACGGATGTGAGCAGGAGTTTCTGAGCACAGAGGGCAGCTGTGTGTGTAAATGCAGAGAAGGCTACACACTCAGACCTGATGGAAAAACCTGCAAAA AGGTGGATCCCTGTGCTGATGGCAGCCATGGATGTGAGCAGGAGTTTCTGAGCACAGGGGACAGCTGTGTGTGTAAATGCAGAGAAGGCTACACACTCAGACCTGATGGAAAAACCTGTCAAA AGGTGGATCCCTGTGCTGATGGCAGCCACAGATGTGAGCAAGAGTTTCTGAGCACAGAGGGCAGCTGTGGGTGTAAATGCAGAGAAGGCTTCACACTCAGACCTGATGGAAAAACCTGCAAAA AGGTGGATCCCTGTGCTGATGGCAGCCACGGATGTGAGCAGGAGTTTCTGAGCACAGAGGACAGCTGTGTGTGTAAATGCAGAGAAGGCTACACACTCAGACCTGATGGAAAAACCTGCAAAA AGGTGGATCCCTGTGCTGATGGCAGCCACGGATGTGAGCAAGAGTTTCTGAGCACAGAGGGCAGCTGTGTGTGTAAATGCAGAAAAGGCTACACACTCAGACCTGATGGAAAAACCTGCAAAA AGACAGACCACTGTGCTGATGGGACTCATGGATGTGAGCAGGAGTTTATGAACACAGAGGATTCATGTGTGTGCAAATGCAGAGAAGGATACAGACTGCGGACAGATGGAAAAACGTGTCAAA GTCTGGATCGGTGTCAGACGGTGGATCATGGCTGTGAGCATCAGTGTGTCAGCACCTCTGACTCCTacatctgtaaatgttttgaaggaTTCAAGCTGGCTGAAGATGGGAAGAGCTGCAAAA AACCCGGCTGTCAGGACGGGATcatggatttagtttttgtgattGACGGCTCCAAGAGTTTGGGCCCTGCCAACTTTGAGCTGGTGAAGCAGTTTGTGAACAGCATCGTGGACTCTCTGAACATTTCCAGGACGGGCACACATGTAGGCCTCATTCAGTACTCCACCAAGGTGCGTACAGAGTTTACCTTGGGCCGGTACGTCGCAGCACAGAGGGTGAAGCAGGCTGTGACCCAGATACAGTACATGGGCCGGGGCTCCATGACGGGCTCAGCCCTGCGTCACATGTTTGAGTTCAGCTTTTCGGACAAAGAAGGTGCCAGACCAAACGTCCCGCGAGTCAGCATTGTGTTCACTGATGGAAGATCACAGGATGATGTTTCTGAGTGGGCCAGTAAAGCAAAGAACTCTG GGGTCACAATATACGCCTTGGGTGTTGGGAAGGCCATTGAACAGGAGCTGAGAGAGATTGCGTCTGAACCTGCTGACATGCATCTGTACTATGCAGAGAATTTTGAGAAAATGGGAGAGATTTCAAAGAAGCTCAAGTCCAGGATGTGTAAAG AGAAACCAGTGAATGAAAATCAGTGCCAGTGTGAGAACGTGATAAAGTTTCAGAACCAAGTCACAGAGAAGCTGAGGAGCCTGGCTCAGAATA TTGAAGCTTTGTCAAAGAAGCTGGAGACTCTGGAGAATCAGCTGACGTCAAAGTGA
- the LOC108234230 gene encoding matrilin-2 isoform X3 codes for MRLLALIFLCLLSCQAARLDKRRPRLIPVRGQNDTTVQSTAAENPCKATPLDFVFVIDSSRSIDPNDYEKVKTFIINLLQFLDIGHDATQVGLLQYGSVVQPEFSLSTYTSRAEVEQAVGNMKHLATGTMTGLAIQYAMEVAFTEEQGARPTNRHIPRIAMIVTDGRPQDTVEEIAAEARQAGIQIFAIGVGRVDMNILKAIGSEPHSEHVHLVANFSQIETLISVFQSKLCGASDMCKVVDHQCQHLCVSSPASYRCKCRKGFTLNPDGKTCRADDTCATVDHGCKHICVNLPDGYECRCRPGYELTIDQKTCNRIDYCDLGIHGCEHSCVSVPESYICRCNKGYMLNPDGKTCSKVDPCADGSHGCEQEFLSTEGSCVCKCREGYTLRPDGKTCKKVDPCADGSHGCEQEFLSTGDSCVCKCREGYTLRPDGKTCQKVDPCADGSHGCEQEFLSTEDSCVCKCREGYTLRPDGKTCKKVDPCADGSHGCEQEFLSTEGSCVCKCRKGYTLRPDGKTCKKTDHCADGTHGCEQEFMNTEDSCVCKCREGYRLRTDGKTCQSLDRCQTVDHGCEHQCVSTSDSYICKCFEGFKLAEDGKSCKKPGCQDGIMDLVFVIDGSKSLGPANFELVKQFVNSIVDSLNISRTGTHVGLIQYSTKVRTEFTLGRYVAAQRVKQAVTQIQYMGRGSMTGSALRHMFEFSFSDKEGARPNVPRVSIVFTDGRSQDDVSEWASKAKNSGVTIYALGVGKAIEQELREIASEPADMHLYYAENFEKMGEISKKLKSRMCKEKPVNENQCQCENVIKFQNQVTEKLRSLAQNIEALSKKLETLENQLTSK; via the exons ATGAGACTCCTGGCTCTCATCTTCCTCTGCCTGTTGTCCTGTCAAGCAGCACGGCTGGACAAGCGTCGTCCCAGACTCATCCCAGTCAGAGGACAGAATGACACAACGGTCCAAAGCACTGCTGCGG AGAATCCTTGTAAAGCCACGCCGCTGGACTTCGTCTTTGTCATCGACAGCTCCAGGAGCATCGACCCCAACGACTACGAAAAGGTCAAGACCTTCATCATCAACCTGCTCCAATTTCTGGACATAGGCCACGATGCAACCCAGGTCGGTCTGCTCCAGTACGGCAGCGTGGTTCAGCCTGAGTTCTCCCTCAGCACCTACACCTCCAGAGCTGAGGTGGAGCAGGCTGTGGGGAACATGAAGCACCTCGCCACGGGGACCATGACCGGTCTGGCCATCCAGTACGCCATGGAGGTGGCCTTCACTGAGGAGCAGGGGGCCCGACCCACGAACCGGCACATTCCACGTATCGCTATGATCGTGACGGATGGGAGACCTCAGGACACGGTGGAGGAGATCGCAGCTGAAGCCAGGCAGGCAGGGATCCAGATCTTTGCTATCGGAGTGGGCAGGGTGGACATGAACATCCTGAAGGCCATAGGCAGCGAGCCGCACTCCGAGCATGTCCACCTGGTGGCTAACTTCAGTCAGATAGAAACCCTGATCTCTGTGTTCCAGTCCAAACTGTGTGGAG CTTCAGACATGTGCAAAGTGGTGGACCATCAGTGTCAGCACCTCTGTGTGAGCAGCCCCGCCTCGTACAGGTGCAAGTGCAGAAAAGGCTTCACCCTCAACCCTGATGGCAAGACGTGTAGAG CTGATGACACATGTGCCACAGTGGATCACGGCTGTAAACACATCTGTGTGAACCTGCCTGATGGCTACGAGTGTCGCTGCCGTCCAGGATACGAACTCACCATCGACCAGAAGACCTGCAACA GAATAGACTACTGTGACCTGGGAATCCACGGCTGTGAGCATAGCTGTGTCAGCGTTCCAGAGTCCTACATCTGCAGGTGTAACAAAGGCTACATGCTCAATCCAGATGGCAAGACCTGCAGCA AGGTGGATCCCTGTGCTGATGGCAGCCACGGATGTGAGCAGGAGTTTCTGAGCACAGAGGGCAGCTGTGTGTGTAAATGCAGAGAAGGCTACACACTCAGACCTGATGGAAAAACCTGCAAAA AGGTGGATCCCTGTGCTGATGGCAGCCATGGATGTGAGCAGGAGTTTCTGAGCACAGGGGACAGCTGTGTGTGTAAATGCAGAGAAGGCTACACACTCAGACCTGATGGAAAAACCTGTCAAA AGGTGGATCCCTGTGCTGATGGCAGCCACGGATGTGAGCAGGAGTTTCTGAGCACAGAGGACAGCTGTGTGTGTAAATGCAGAGAAGGCTACACACTCAGACCTGATGGAAAAACCTGCAAAA AGGTGGATCCCTGTGCTGATGGCAGCCACGGATGTGAGCAAGAGTTTCTGAGCACAGAGGGCAGCTGTGTGTGTAAATGCAGAAAAGGCTACACACTCAGACCTGATGGAAAAACCTGCAAAA AGACAGACCACTGTGCTGATGGGACTCATGGATGTGAGCAGGAGTTTATGAACACAGAGGATTCATGTGTGTGCAAATGCAGAGAAGGATACAGACTGCGGACAGATGGAAAAACGTGTCAAA GTCTGGATCGGTGTCAGACGGTGGATCATGGCTGTGAGCATCAGTGTGTCAGCACCTCTGACTCCTacatctgtaaatgttttgaaggaTTCAAGCTGGCTGAAGATGGGAAGAGCTGCAAAA AACCCGGCTGTCAGGACGGGATcatggatttagtttttgtgattGACGGCTCCAAGAGTTTGGGCCCTGCCAACTTTGAGCTGGTGAAGCAGTTTGTGAACAGCATCGTGGACTCTCTGAACATTTCCAGGACGGGCACACATGTAGGCCTCATTCAGTACTCCACCAAGGTGCGTACAGAGTTTACCTTGGGCCGGTACGTCGCAGCACAGAGGGTGAAGCAGGCTGTGACCCAGATACAGTACATGGGCCGGGGCTCCATGACGGGCTCAGCCCTGCGTCACATGTTTGAGTTCAGCTTTTCGGACAAAGAAGGTGCCAGACCAAACGTCCCGCGAGTCAGCATTGTGTTCACTGATGGAAGATCACAGGATGATGTTTCTGAGTGGGCCAGTAAAGCAAAGAACTCTG GGGTCACAATATACGCCTTGGGTGTTGGGAAGGCCATTGAACAGGAGCTGAGAGAGATTGCGTCTGAACCTGCTGACATGCATCTGTACTATGCAGAGAATTTTGAGAAAATGGGAGAGATTTCAAAGAAGCTCAAGTCCAGGATGTGTAAAG AGAAACCAGTGAATGAAAATCAGTGCCAGTGTGAGAACGTGATAAAGTTTCAGAACCAAGTCACAGAGAAGCTGAGGAGCCTGGCTCAGAATA TTGAAGCTTTGTCAAAGAAGCTGGAGACTCTGGAGAATCAGCTGACGTCAAAGTGA
- the LOC108234230 gene encoding matrilin-2 isoform X4: MRLLALIFLCLLSCQAARLDKRRPRLIPVRGQNDTTVQSTAAENPCKATPLDFVFVIDSSRSIDPNDYEKVKTFIINLLQFLDIGHDATQVGLLQYGSVVQPEFSLSTYTSRAEVEQAVGNMKHLATGTMTGLAIQYAMEVAFTEEQGARPTNRHIPRIAMIVTDGRPQDTVEEIAAEARQAGIQIFAIGVGRVDMNILKAIGSEPHSEHVHLVANFSQIETLISVFQSKLCGASDMCKVVDHQCQHLCVSSPASYRCKCRKGFTLNPDGKTCRADDTCATVDHGCKHICVNLPDGYECRCRPGYELTIDQKTCNRIDYCDLGIHGCEHSCVSVPESYICRCNKGYMLNPDGKTCSKVDPCADGSHGCEQEFLSTEGSCVCKCREGYTLRPDGKTCKKVDPCADGSHGCEQEFLSTGDSCVCKCREGYTLRPDGKTCQKVDPCADGSHGCEQEFLSTEDSCVCKCREGYTLRPDGKTCKKTDHCADGTHGCEQEFMNTEDSCVCKCREGYRLRTDGKTCQSLDRCQTVDHGCEHQCVSTSDSYICKCFEGFKLAEDGKSCKKPGCQDGIMDLVFVIDGSKSLGPANFELVKQFVNSIVDSLNISRTGTHVGLIQYSTKVRTEFTLGRYVAAQRVKQAVTQIQYMGRGSMTGSALRHMFEFSFSDKEGARPNVPRVSIVFTDGRSQDDVSEWASKAKNSGVTIYALGVGKAIEQELREIASEPADMHLYYAENFEKMGEISKKLKSRMCKEKPVNENQCQCENVIKFQNQVTEKLRSLAQNIEALSKKLETLENQLTSK; encoded by the exons ATGAGACTCCTGGCTCTCATCTTCCTCTGCCTGTTGTCCTGTCAAGCAGCACGGCTGGACAAGCGTCGTCCCAGACTCATCCCAGTCAGAGGACAGAATGACACAACGGTCCAAAGCACTGCTGCGG AGAATCCTTGTAAAGCCACGCCGCTGGACTTCGTCTTTGTCATCGACAGCTCCAGGAGCATCGACCCCAACGACTACGAAAAGGTCAAGACCTTCATCATCAACCTGCTCCAATTTCTGGACATAGGCCACGATGCAACCCAGGTCGGTCTGCTCCAGTACGGCAGCGTGGTTCAGCCTGAGTTCTCCCTCAGCACCTACACCTCCAGAGCTGAGGTGGAGCAGGCTGTGGGGAACATGAAGCACCTCGCCACGGGGACCATGACCGGTCTGGCCATCCAGTACGCCATGGAGGTGGCCTTCACTGAGGAGCAGGGGGCCCGACCCACGAACCGGCACATTCCACGTATCGCTATGATCGTGACGGATGGGAGACCTCAGGACACGGTGGAGGAGATCGCAGCTGAAGCCAGGCAGGCAGGGATCCAGATCTTTGCTATCGGAGTGGGCAGGGTGGACATGAACATCCTGAAGGCCATAGGCAGCGAGCCGCACTCCGAGCATGTCCACCTGGTGGCTAACTTCAGTCAGATAGAAACCCTGATCTCTGTGTTCCAGTCCAAACTGTGTGGAG CTTCAGACATGTGCAAAGTGGTGGACCATCAGTGTCAGCACCTCTGTGTGAGCAGCCCCGCCTCGTACAGGTGCAAGTGCAGAAAAGGCTTCACCCTCAACCCTGATGGCAAGACGTGTAGAG CTGATGACACATGTGCCACAGTGGATCACGGCTGTAAACACATCTGTGTGAACCTGCCTGATGGCTACGAGTGTCGCTGCCGTCCAGGATACGAACTCACCATCGACCAGAAGACCTGCAACA GAATAGACTACTGTGACCTGGGAATCCACGGCTGTGAGCATAGCTGTGTCAGCGTTCCAGAGTCCTACATCTGCAGGTGTAACAAAGGCTACATGCTCAATCCAGATGGCAAGACCTGCAGCA AGGTGGATCCCTGTGCTGATGGCAGCCACGGATGTGAGCAGGAGTTTCTGAGCACAGAGGGCAGCTGTGTGTGTAAATGCAGAGAAGGCTACACACTCAGACCTGATGGAAAAACCTGCAAAA AGGTGGATCCCTGTGCTGATGGCAGCCATGGATGTGAGCAGGAGTTTCTGAGCACAGGGGACAGCTGTGTGTGTAAATGCAGAGAAGGCTACACACTCAGACCTGATGGAAAAACCTGTCAAA AGGTGGATCCCTGTGCTGATGGCAGCCACGGATGTGAGCAGGAGTTTCTGAGCACAGAGGACAGCTGTGTGTGTAAATGCAGAGAAGGCTACACACTCAGACCTGATGGAAAAACCTGCAAAA AGACAGACCACTGTGCTGATGGGACTCATGGATGTGAGCAGGAGTTTATGAACACAGAGGATTCATGTGTGTGCAAATGCAGAGAAGGATACAGACTGCGGACAGATGGAAAAACGTGTCAAA GTCTGGATCGGTGTCAGACGGTGGATCATGGCTGTGAGCATCAGTGTGTCAGCACCTCTGACTCCTacatctgtaaatgttttgaaggaTTCAAGCTGGCTGAAGATGGGAAGAGCTGCAAAA AACCCGGCTGTCAGGACGGGATcatggatttagtttttgtgattGACGGCTCCAAGAGTTTGGGCCCTGCCAACTTTGAGCTGGTGAAGCAGTTTGTGAACAGCATCGTGGACTCTCTGAACATTTCCAGGACGGGCACACATGTAGGCCTCATTCAGTACTCCACCAAGGTGCGTACAGAGTTTACCTTGGGCCGGTACGTCGCAGCACAGAGGGTGAAGCAGGCTGTGACCCAGATACAGTACATGGGCCGGGGCTCCATGACGGGCTCAGCCCTGCGTCACATGTTTGAGTTCAGCTTTTCGGACAAAGAAGGTGCCAGACCAAACGTCCCGCGAGTCAGCATTGTGTTCACTGATGGAAGATCACAGGATGATGTTTCTGAGTGGGCCAGTAAAGCAAAGAACTCTG GGGTCACAATATACGCCTTGGGTGTTGGGAAGGCCATTGAACAGGAGCTGAGAGAGATTGCGTCTGAACCTGCTGACATGCATCTGTACTATGCAGAGAATTTTGAGAAAATGGGAGAGATTTCAAAGAAGCTCAAGTCCAGGATGTGTAAAG AGAAACCAGTGAATGAAAATCAGTGCCAGTGTGAGAACGTGATAAAGTTTCAGAACCAAGTCACAGAGAAGCTGAGGAGCCTGGCTCAGAATA TTGAAGCTTTGTCAAAGAAGCTGGAGACTCTGGAGAATCAGCTGACGTCAAAGTGA